A single window of Candidatus Kryptoniota bacterium DNA harbors:
- a CDS encoding site-2 protease family protein: protein MIPTKTNDQLEPETAQRQFGRKEGIFITRHNIPLGRILGIAIGLDYSWFVVFALLTWMLAASYYPAEFKDWPRMLYWLVGAASTIMLFVSVLLHELGHSVVALRYRMPVRSITLFLFGGVAQIGTEPPGAFAEFFIAIAGPIVSLALALLFFVVKPIVSGVEPLFGLARYLAYVNLALVLFNLIPGYPLDGGRVFRAIVWAITKDMRRATLIAANVGRFFAFGFVFFGIWQVLTGNFGEGLWIVLIGWFLDNAASGQVHQVMSQGLLAGQTVSQAMSTHCAVVRAELTLQQLVDEHILGNGQRCFLVNRGDKIVGLMTLHRIKEVPRPEWATATSAQVMLPLEQLKRIDPDAYIWTALQMMDREGVNQLPVIRGQQVMGMLSREDVITFLRTLKELGTLPA from the coding sequence GTGATACCTACGAAAACGAATGACCAACTCGAACCCGAAACCGCACAACGGCAGTTTGGCCGAAAGGAAGGGATATTCATAACTCGGCACAACATCCCGTTAGGCAGGATTCTGGGAATCGCGATAGGTTTGGATTACTCCTGGTTTGTGGTCTTCGCGCTGCTCACCTGGATGCTTGCGGCTAGTTACTATCCCGCCGAGTTCAAGGACTGGCCGCGGATGCTGTACTGGTTAGTGGGCGCGGCGTCGACCATCATGCTCTTTGTGAGCGTGCTGCTCCATGAACTGGGGCACTCAGTGGTAGCGCTGCGGTACAGAATGCCAGTGCGAAGCATTACGCTTTTCCTCTTCGGGGGCGTGGCTCAGATTGGGACGGAACCGCCCGGCGCCTTCGCCGAGTTTTTTATTGCTATCGCGGGCCCGATCGTGAGCCTGGCCCTGGCGCTCCTTTTCTTTGTAGTGAAGCCGATTGTATCCGGTGTGGAGCCCCTCTTTGGATTGGCAAGGTATCTCGCTTATGTCAACCTGGCGCTGGTCTTGTTCAACTTGATTCCCGGCTACCCACTCGATGGCGGACGCGTGTTCCGGGCTATCGTGTGGGCGATAACGAAAGACATGCGCCGCGCGACCCTCATTGCGGCAAACGTCGGCCGGTTCTTTGCTTTTGGGTTTGTCTTCTTCGGCATCTGGCAGGTGCTCACCGGCAACTTTGGCGAAGGGTTATGGATCGTGCTCATTGGCTGGTTCCTTGACAACGCGGCTTCCGGCCAGGTGCACCAAGTGATGTCTCAGGGACTCCTGGCAGGCCAGACGGTTTCGCAAGCTATGAGCACTCATTGCGCAGTCGTTCGTGCAGAACTGACACTACAGCAGTTGGTAGACGAACACATCCTCGGCAACGGGCAACGCTGTTTTCTCGTTAACCGAGGAGATAAGATCGTTGGGTTGATGACTTTGCATCGGATCAAGGAAGTGCCGCGGCCTGAGTGGGCAACTGCGACCTCCGCTCAGGTCATGCTTCCCTTGGAACAGTTAAAACGCATTGACCCTGATGCCTATATATGGACTGCACTCCAGATGATGGACCGCGAGGGAGTCAACCAGTTGCCCGTCATCCGGGGTCAACAAGTTATGGGCATGTTAAGCCGGGAAGATGTCATCACTTTCCTACGCACGCTTAAGGAATTGGGAACGTTACCCGCATAA
- a CDS encoding PRC-barrel domain-containing protein, producing MLNKVKILKGYSLHSLDGEIGKVKEFYFDDRHWAIRYLVADTGNWLTGRQVLISPYALAAVNKEGQYISIDLTKLQIENSPSLESDKPVSRQFEESYFGFYGWPMYWGGPYMWGNESYIMRDRDKWKESIQGDKKWNPHLRSTHEVSSYHIQASDGEIGHVEDFIIDDETWAIRYLIIDTQNWWPGNKLLISPKWIERVDWSESKVFVNVPRETIKESPGYTAEFLLTRDYETQLHRHYNRQGYWEDEPAAMEHSR from the coding sequence ATGCTGAACAAAGTCAAAATACTAAAGGGTTATAGTTTGCACAGCCTCGACGGGGAAATAGGGAAGGTCAAGGAATTCTACTTCGATGACCGACACTGGGCGATTCGATATTTGGTCGCCGACACTGGAAACTGGCTTACGGGCCGGCAGGTGTTGATCTCCCCGTATGCGCTGGCCGCCGTGAATAAAGAAGGGCAATACATCTCCATCGATCTGACCAAATTGCAGATTGAGAACAGTCCATCCCTGGAAAGTGACAAGCCTGTCTCGCGACAATTCGAGGAATCTTACTTCGGGTTTTATGGATGGCCCATGTATTGGGGCGGTCCGTACATGTGGGGAAATGAATCCTACATTATGCGTGACCGTGACAAATGGAAAGAATCAATTCAAGGTGACAAAAAGTGGAATCCCCATTTACGGAGCACTCACGAGGTGAGCAGCTATCATATTCAGGCCTCAGACGGTGAGATTGGCCACGTCGAAGATTTTATAATCGATGATGAGACGTGGGCGATCCGTTATTTGATCATTGATACGCAGAACTGGTGGCCGGGAAACAAGTTGCTGATTTCACCCAAATGGATCGAGCGTGTTGATTGGAGCGAGTCGAAAGTCTTTGTTAATGTCCCACGCGAGACCATCAAGGAGTCCCCGGGATACACAGCGGAGTTTCTGCTGACTCGAGATTATGAGACACAGCTGCATCGACATTATAACCGCCAGGGATACTGGGAAGATGAACCGGCTGCCATGGAGCATTCCCGTTGA